The Chaetodon trifascialis isolate fChaTrf1 chromosome 11, fChaTrf1.hap1, whole genome shotgun sequence nucleotide sequence CTCACTGCACTCAGTACTTACTGGCTCTGAATTAATTTCTCTAAAACCCAAAGTGAGTCTTTCCCAGTGCTCAAATAAGAAATTACCGTCCTAGCTTAGTGGATCTAATCCAAAACTTGTTCGTCCAGCATgttaataaataattcattGTGTTGGAGCTGCCCACATTGAACACAGACTGGAGTGTAGATCTGAGGAGGAGCATGTCCACCACAGTCAAAAAGAATTATCCTCATtatcactttttcattttgaaaaatccCAAGAGCCCGAGAGGACATCTTCAAATCCCTTGTTTTGTCTGAGCAACAGTCCCAATCCTCATTTATTTAACTTATATTATGTATATAAAGCAATACAAAGCTTGAATAACGGCTTGAACAATTGTTTTAACTGTCATTTAAAGCAGTAAGTTGAGCTGATTATCTCTGAAGTCTCTTTCCTAAACTACACTGATCCCATGAAGCTGATGTACAGCTGAAATGTCCACTTCATAAGACTTCAGAGGTCCTCAGTTGGACTATCGTCCCTTCCTCTTTCGGTTTTCTGCTTTCCATCTTCCAGGCTGGATCTTCAGCAGGACGACAGAGGGCGGACAAACGCTGGAACGCACCAGAGAACAAGATAAGTAAGTTTACACGCAACTGGAATCATGACACTGAGGAGACATTTTGGGCTAAAAGTGCAGGACACTGAGAGAGCACCTCAAAGGAGGGGACATGGTGGAACAGTCCAGGAGTCCTGTCATGCCCTCTGTCGAGGTTTATTGGCTTTGTGATGCCCCTGCTGTGTATACTTCTCATATGGTACACTGACCTGTCTGAAGGTCCCTGCTGTCAGACACATCTGTCCAGCTGCCCACAGTGGCACCATGAGAACAGAGGAGAGCGTCATGGTCCATCCTAATGCGTACGCCCACTCAGGGTAAACGTAGCTGTTGTTAATCCTGAGGCGTTTGTAATCGACCAGGTACAGGATGAAGGAGGCCTGTGGACGTGTGGGGACAATTTTTTGGTAAGTAAACACAACATGTCGACAATATGTCGATGACTAATCCGGCATATCCAGCAGCATAAAATCTAGATGTACTGGTTTTGGCAGAACTGCAAAGTTAATGAAAGGATGTAAAATGATTGGCGCAAAGAAACTCaccagtgacagcagagggatGACGTATTTCCAGCACAGTTTGAAGAAAACAGACGGTCTCTGTCCTGTCATGTCCTCAATGATGTCAGAAAACCAATCAGCACCTGATAGAGGTCCAAATGACAGTCACACCATAAAGGTCAGCAAATTCCATGAAATGTACGAAATGTGCTTTAatccgccactgaaaatagtcctgaacaaatgcactatttctaCTTTGAGCAACATTGGCAAAAATCTGCAGTGCCCATCTGTTTTAAGAAATAACTGAgtcagttttaaaaatgaaactatgtATTTTGgactattttatgtttttagattTACATCTTTAAGACAACAAATTGACTTAAGGCTGAAAGCCATAGACAACAATGTGAGAAGCTACGGAGAGACGGACTGATACGTTCTTAGTCTTCGTCGTTTCACAGGGTTGTTGACAgtagaaaaaatataaaaaatatagaTTAACACCGTCCCAGTGCGTTAAATATTAAGAAATTTGACTGACCAAAAATCCAGCCCACTGCCAGGCTCTCACAAATAGCCATAAAATTCTGACAGACTCTGGTGGAACCATAGAAGTCAATGAGCTGGAATACATAAACTCCTCCCTGAAGCAGAAAGAGACAAGATTTGGGGAAAATACATCATCATTCGAAtacatttccaaaataaaatatgtctaaaagtgttttttaaaggaggtttcatgaaaatatttttgctGACCTCAGTAACCAAGGTAAGATGTATGAGGAAGCTGGATCCACAGATGATGAGGACAAAGATCTCGTGCCTCACTGGTGCACGAAACAACTTCGGAAACAAATCGCTCACTGTGGTGATGAGGCTCTCGACTATCACAAACTGgggacaaaatgaaatgaacgaCCACGTCAGTTTTCTTCTGAAACACCAGTTATTAGCCAATAGGTACAGTTCTGTGACAAAAGTTATTACATGTGTGTCGACAGTCAGTAGAATTAGCATGAGGAAGAAGCAGACACTCCAGAACTGCGGTAATGGCATCATAGCTGTTGCCTGAGGGTAAGCAATGAAGGCCAGACCTGGACCTGTGAGGTGAAGGAGGACACTAATAAACTACATACTTATTCATGTTAGAACGTTACAGTCCACTTGTATAATTTCCGAAAATCTTAATCTGTGAGTCGACTGTACCTGACTCAGCCACAGTGTCGACAGTAACACCCTGTTTCTGAGCCACGGAGAAGACGACAAATCCAGCAACAAAGCTGGTCCCACTGTTCAGCAGACAGAGCCAGAGGCTGTCCCTAAAGGTCACACAAGGACATACTTCTAAAAGCAACCACATGGAGCATGATATCAAAGTTGTTGTGATATCTGTATCTTACTTACTTGTAACAGTTGTTGTTGTACTCATTATAGCTGCCCAGGACATTTAGAGTCCCTGCAGTCAGGCTGTAGGAGAAAAATATCTGAGCTCCTGCCTCTATCCACACCTGAAATGTAAGAAATGGTGCATTATATACTGAAGGGGGAGTCCTAGTTTAGTTCTGAGATGTTGATGAATAGGGACCCTAGTCAGGAGAAGGATTCTAGGTCAGAATGGAAGACACCAGAATGGAAAGATTGTAATGGAAAGATCCCACAGCAGAAGACAAACGATGAAACCAGTCAACGATTTTCCAGCCGCAGGCCAAACCCAACACAATAATGTATCTATATTAAGGCCTCAGTTTGCTTAAACTTCTAAATGAAAGTTAGGATCAAACATAGAGGCCACCTCAAGGTTAGCCAGGCGGTTCAGGTCTGGATACAGGTAGTAGTAGATCCCATCCCAGGCTCCAGGCAGAGTCAAGCCTCTGATGAGGAGGATCAGGAGCATTACATAGGGGAACGTGGCCGTGAAGTACGCTACCTTAAATGAGAAGGAAACTGTTAAAGAGAAAGCAACAATTATTGGCGACTGATGATGTTATGTTTTCACAGGACCTTTCCAGAAGATCTGACACCTTTCCAGACACTGAAGTAGCAGAACACCCAGCAGGCCAGCAGACACAAGGCCAGCTCCCATCTCACGCTGCCCAGCTCCTCAATGCCTCCAGACATGCCCAGCACCCGCCGTCTGTCGAGAGGGGAGATTTAAGAGGTGCACATGACGCAACGCGATGTGCTGAAGAGGGGCAAGAGAGGTTAGGATGCAGTGACATCACTCAGTTTACTTATTAATGACTTCATATTACAGTGAACCACATCCAAACCAACTGCTGACCGCTGTAAAGTAAAAACCTGTGATATTGAAGTCAAGGCTGTCATTGCATTTCACAAAGTTGCAGAACACCGACAATTTTAACCAATGGCAAAAGCCCAACACCAGATACTGTAGAGTCCTTGAAATTTTCATGTTCTTGttcatgaaagaaaagaaagctttacTATTAAAGTACAAACAGAAATCCCTTCatacactgcatgaaaacatagaATGAGAAACAGCATTAATGCATAAAAAGTGACGTAGTGATACaactttccatttcattttggttcatttgaagaaaaagaagtgagaCTCACTCCCAGAACTCAGTTGCAGCAGAGGTGGTGTTGGTCTGAGTTGTGGTCACATTGGAAGTTTGAAGACCAAGACAGTTAGCTGAATTTGGAATCAAACAAAGGTTTCATTGAGGTTAACTGAATTGCTTTTAGATCATAGTGGTAATGTCAAGGTGTTTGTGCattaagtgtgtttgtttgtcaacaaaaaaacaaagtttaaacCTGCCTGTATTCCAGGTGTTCTCACAGCTGGCCCAGGGGAGCTGTGATCTGAATGAGAACACCAAGTAGAAGAGAGCCCAAGTTTCAATTAAAATATAGATGAAGAAGCAGAGTGAAATCGTCAGTTGTCCAAATCCAATGCCTTCGGGAGAAAATCAAACCACGGTTTTAAGAACAGCAGCTGTTGAGGcacaaaacaactttttttttttttttttttttttggaaagaaCAGTAATTTCTTGTCTTGGGATTGAAGCCTCATGTAGAggtgtttttgtcttctgttgACTGCAAATTTAAATTCACTTATAATCAACTCACCTTGTACCAACGGGCACATTTTCCTCCAAGACGTGATGAATCCTTCCTGGGTGTACTGACCAACTGAGGTCTCCAGAAGGAACAGAGGTATCCCACACACCGCAGCAAACAGACCATATGGCACCAAAAAGGCACCTTGATAAGTAAATGGAGATATATGGAATGTGTACCCAAAGAAATGCAAAGCTGCTTCAGTATAATCATCTCTTTACCAAAATTTGTGTGATTTACCTCCACCGTTCTTGTAACAGAGGTAAGGAAATCTCCACACGTTGCCCAGGCCGACTACACTTCCTGCAACAACCAGAATATATTCAGCTTTGCTCGCCCattgtcctctgtctgcagctctcctctgcttttctgttttccttctggACTTGTTCATCTGAAGATCCAGGAGGTCGTccattgtgtgtttctcttgtgATTCCAAAATCCTGGAAACTGATAGTTGCTGCttttatatgcattttttttttttttctaatttgacTATGTCCTTCTCTCAACCCAACATCCAAAATTTTAAATTCAAATCCACCAACACCATTCTTGTTGCAAAGGAAGGAAAATATCTGAATGTGTTCCCCGGCTCACTCAATTTTCTGCAACATTCAAactacaaaagacaaaagacaggcAAATAATATTCCACAGTGCTGTGATACCAGAATGTCACAGGTGCTGCTGCAATCTCTTACTCTCACCTAGTTGGTGAGTAGTAATTGCTTGGTTAATTCCAgtaatttgattttgttttgggTTGATGCATGTAATTCAGAGTAAGAAACTGTGGGCACACTTCTCTGAGGACATCATTGCAAATGGAAAACCATGAATTACAACATCTACTCATCAAGAAGATTCACCATATAAAAGACACTCTCAAGGCCCTACAAGCACAGTGCTACAgatgattaaaatgaatgaaacctTGGTGAGGCAGACCATACCCTATATACCAAGTTAAAAAGCCCAAAAGTACAGATCTGTGCCCTGTTCTAAGACCAGAATTGGTTGTTTCCCAAGATACATCTTCCATGTCACCAGTCTCTTGTGCAGGCTGCATTCATTCCCATTGAGCTGTGGAATTCAGATGatacagtagtagtagcagcagtaattgtttgtgtgcatggcCACTGTTCAATTATTAACTATACCCAGGGTATACCAGACTCTGTAATGCCACACTCTGTTGTGCCAGTCCATGTGTTCTCTGAATCCACTGCCCAAGACAGAGTCAGTGCACCTGTAAAGGCAGGTGGCACAAACAGTCAGATCATTGAATCACTAGGTAATGGGCCCTTTTTCAAGTACAAGTTAATACCAGTGACACATTACAGCTGCAGAGGTCAGATGGTACATGTAGGCATGCCATCCAGGAGTGGCCTCTGTGATTAAATGGACGCAACCATCCAACTCTGAATTGTGATCTGAATTCCTCCCAACATTttatcatcatattttatatgGCCTCCAGTAGTCTGAACGTGAGATGACAAGAGCCTGGATCAGAATGTGTGCCGCCTTCTGGTTTAGGAATGGACGTATCCTCCTGATGCTGTGGAGAATTAATCTGCAGAAGCAAGATGTCACAGCCATGctggcagcagaggacagctggTCATCCAGTGTCACACCCAAGTTCCTTGCAGTCTGAGCCATGGACACCACAGAATTCTTCATGGTAATGGGGAGATCATGGACAGGAGATGCCTTCCCGGGAAGGAGGAACAGCTCAGTCTTGTTGAGGTTGAGTTTAAGGTGGTGTGCGGACATCCACTGACCAATGTCAGCCAGACATGGAGAGATTTGTGCTGCTGCCTTGGTTTCAGGTTTTTGGAGGGTGGAGATGAGGATCTGGTGGTTAATCATGTCAAATGCTACTAAAAGGTCCAGTAGGATGATGACggaggaaagggagagagcTTGAGCAGTATGGAATTTCTCTATCAGCAAGGAGGGCAATCTCAGTTGAACCAGACTGGTGAGGATCAAGAAGGGTGTTCTGGTGGAAATATTGGGAAGGTTCGGTTTGGTCAAGTGTTTtagaaagaaatggaaaaggtCTGTAACGCTTTACATCAGATAGCTTAAGTGTGGGTTTCTTTAAAAGAGGTTTCACTCTCACTGCATTTACAGTGTTACAAAAGCAATCAGTTgtcaaagaagagaaagaggacagaaaataCTGATAGACAAGGAGGTCCTCGGAGTGCTTAGATTTATACCATTTTCTTTGAGCTACCCATGGAGTGGTTCTGTCAGGACGCACCAAGTCAAACAACCACAGAACCACCATCATGTCTGCAAGAGACAAACAACTAATCTTGAAGTTCAGTCATTCTTGGACTTGGTAGGTTGGTACAAACGGTTGGTACAAAATTCCTGCATTTTCTGCACTCTCAGTGCCTCTTACTAACCTTAAGAAGAAACTTTAGTTGAATGAAGAGTGGTAGTCCTTTCAAGCCCTGAAGACTGCCCCCTGCAAGGATGACGTACTGAAGGGTCCTGACTGATAACACACTGATGATTTCAAGGTGGGTATTGGGGCTCTCCTGCTGCAGGGGGCAAGGAGCTCAGCAAGCATGACGTCAGGTATTCAGTTGTGGAGGAGGAATGGCTTGTCATAACGTGGGCCTTATACTCTCCTCACTACTGCTGGAAGCACCAAAAACACATACACCAGGTGACAAGTAATCTtgcctctgtgtcctctccctTCATGACTCAGCCAATCCTTTACATAGTTTGTTTTCACATACAAAATGCTTTCATGGATGATGCCAGCAGGTATCCAGAGCTGGTTTTGTGTCCAGCCTGCTGGAGAATCAGGCAAAGAAGTGCTTGTGGAGGGGAACAGCAACAGGAGGGATTGTGATAGCCAAAgatatctgtgtgtttactggGGAAACTACAGCTCATTATCAGTACTGCTGCTAGGTGTTTGCTTTACAAACCAActgcaagaaaaacagacacaacaagCTATGCATAACGTAGCATATATGATTGACTCCATTTCATGATAAGCCGAAAACTGTGCCTGGCTTAGATATACATTCAATTTATTTTCATAGCAATCTATAAGTTGCTCCACCAGTTCAGGGGCAATTTAGGGAATCAAAAGAtttacacacagaaaacaatcacAATTTCTCTCATATGCTAAATATGGACGTTTATTGAAATTCTACACATACATAACGATATATCCACGCAGTGCTTTCCCATTACTGCAAAAAATAGGATGTGACATGGATAGGTGAGTAGTCCTCTGTGATTAAATGGACGCAACCATCCAACTCTGAATTGTGATCTGAATTCCTCCCATTGTTTTGTCAAGCCTGCCTATCCTGTTTCACTTGTTAATGTGTCACAATATGGAAACGAGAACTCATGAAAGGCCATTCGTCTGGACATTAATGATAACTGAGATAACTGTGACAGTTCAGAGATGCCACTGCTAAAATGCTAGAATTATATTTCTGAAAAAAGACTCGTGGAATGCCCCAAACCAGTGTTTTTACGTACTCTATAAATGACCGAATGATTGATTAATGTGTCCAGTTAATGAAAGTTTGCCGATCACACTAAGTTGTCACTGCAGATGTCATCAGTTCAGTggtgtttccctcctctcccatttctctcctctgccacGCTGGATCCTCAGCAGGACGACAAAGGACCGACAAACGCTggaacacatgaacaaacaagatTAGTAAGTTCACACTGTCCATTAATAAGTATGACACAACATTTTGGCCACCATAGCTAAAAGTGTTGGCCAGCAGTTCCAGCTGCCCAGTCAGTTTGAACCAGAACCTTCTTGCATCAATAAAACAGTGCTAACCGCTGTATTCCCCCTGTGCCCCCCGAAAACTAAAGCTAAACACCAAAACCAGCCAAGTCTCCCAAGAGAATCCATCAGCAGCAAGTGCACAAGGTTCTTGCAGAGCACCCATTGGTGGGTGGCCATATATTGTAATATGAAATCATTAATTAGACAAAAGACATTAAACTCTTTTCAAGGCTTCCAGAGTTGCAGGAAAGTCCTCTTAAAACACTGACCTGTCTGAAGGTCCCTGCTGTCAGACACATCTGTCCAGCTGCCCACAGTGGCACCATGAG carries:
- the LOC139338741 gene encoding sodium- and chloride-dependent GABA transporter 2-like, which produces MDDLLDLQMNKSRRKTEKQRRAADRGQWASKAEYILVVAGSVVGLGNVWRFPYLCYKNGGGAFLVPYGLFAAVCGIPLFLLETSVGQYTQEGFITSWRKMCPLVQGIGFGQLTISLCFFIYILIETWALFYLVFSFRSQLPWASCENTWNTANCLGLQTSNVTTTQTNTTSAATEFWERRVLGMSGGIEELGSVRWELALCLLACWVFCYFSVWKGVRSSGKVAYFTATFPYVMLLILLIRGLTLPGAWDGIYYYLYPDLNRLANLEVWIEAGAQIFFSYSLTAGTLNVLGSYNEYNNNCYKDSLWLCLLNSGTSFVAGFVVFSVAQKQGVTVDTVAESGPGLAFIAYPQATAMMPLPQFWSVCFFLMLILLTVDTHFVIVESLITTVSDLFPKLFRAPVRHEIFVLIICGSSFLIHLTLVTEGGVYVFQLIDFYGSTRVCQNFMAICESLAVGWIFGADWFSDIIEDMTGQRPSVFFKLCWKYVIPLLSLASFILYLVDYKRLRINNSYVYPEWAYALGWTMTLSSVLMVPLWAAGQMCLTAGTFRQRLSALCRPAEDPAWKMESRKPKEEGTIVQLRTSEVL